The sequence ttttttaatgtgaTTTTAAGAATAgtataaatagaaataaaaatttaaattcaaatatcataattaaatatcaaaaaatacaagtttcaaaatattttttaaaaaaaaaaaaaaaaaaatgaacaaaGTAAAAACCTttggaatttaaaaataaataattttagatttttttttttttactaattccaaatttatagttattaaatttattaggATTTGCAgttttctttgttttatGTCTTTTTTCTGTAGGCTCAAATGCTGAAGAAAATGGTTGCAGTTCTTGGGTCCAAGCACGTGAGGGTTATACATGTTGGGCAATGTCAAAAGCATGTGGTATTTCATTGGATTCTTTTATGAATACTAATGGTTTAAATTTGAACTCCTGCAATTACATTCAAATTGGTCATGATTATTGTTGTAATTAAACaatgataaataaattttaataatatctctttttgatattattcttttcaaaACTTTCAAGTcatattttccattttttttttttttttttttttttattaaatttatttatttataaaattctatatttctatttattGGTTTCCAATGATTTGGTTTGTTTTTTACCATATTTtgaacatttaaattttaaaagaatattttaatGTTCAAAAAGAGTAAAACCAATATATAAAAAGAtggaattttataaataaaattagtgattggattgaattttaaaaaaaataatttaaattttcttaggtttaaattattcatattagagatgatattaaatcaataacgctattgataataaaaaatcagtttaaaaaataatttaaaaagaaaaaaataaaggtaactaaaaagaattaaaaagacaattttaataataagtttttttttaattttaagtaACACCAGtgtaattgtttattaatccatattaaaaaaataattaaaaaaaaaaataaaaaaataaaaacgataattgtaaaaatagagataaattttttatttatttttttatttaaattaaaatatatttaaaaatcatcatttttttctttattattattattattattatcatcatcatcatcagaaaTATCAATATCCCAATCAATATTAACTTcagtattttttaaatcatcaatacCACAAATTTTAGTTAAACAAGATGAATCATTCATAACATTTATAATGAAATCGAAACCTTTTGAATTATATTCATCAATGATGTAATCAGAACAAGCAGTACAATGTTTATAAGGATTTGAAAAGAGAGGTAAAGTTTGATAATGAGAGATGAAACCTCTTAATTGATGAGGGATAATACCTAATGGAGTAGAACCTTGAACATAAACATCGGTTTCAGTTTCACCTTTTGCTCTACCACCATATGGATGATGAATAGTTGATATTAAAAGTTCAACAGCAATTGAAGAAGCCATCATTGATAAACCTGGTCTAGTAACGGTACACATTTGATCTAAAGTTCTATCTTTTAAAGTATCTGTTGGAGCGATAACATCATTACAAAAGTAACAACCTAAATCAGAACCTTGATAACCTAACTTTGAAGAGATTGAAGGATTTAATTCATTCTGACATTGATCTTTAATACCATGTCTAATTACTAGATAAGAGTCGAAACCCAAAGCAGCATTAATACAAAGTTTACCATGAGCACGTGATAACATGGTTGGTAACCATCTACTCTCTCTAGAATCTGTTAATAAATAGATAACATCATGTTGTTTGATTAAATTCTCCAAAAGTTCAATGGTATTTCTAATGGATTGATATTCAGATTGAGGTACGGAATGACCTGGCATTGGTATTGAGAATACATGAGCATTTGCATTTATGGCAGggaaaatcttttttaaagcATCAGCAGCAGCGATTGATTTCTCCTTTGCTTTTGGTGAACAATCAGCAAAAGTGAATAATGATTGTCTAACTGGATTACTATAGGATACTTTTGAACTATCAACAAAAGTAATATTTCTAACACCCCAAGACATTAAAGATCTTGCAACATTACAACCCAATGTACCACTACCCAATAGTAAACAACtagttgttttaattttttccaaTTCCAATGATGGCATAACTCTCCATCTCATTagctttaaatttaaatctacaCTTTGTTCAGCCAATTTCAAAGGATCCATAGTTGAAGCTAATGATACAAATCTTGGAGCAATCTTACCATTACTATCTTTTTCCCAACCAACACTTTTACCACTCCATTCACCAGCATCCTCTTCTTGCTGTTTCTTAATTAATTGTTCACCCATTGATGGTAATtccaatgataataaaatactaTTACTTGTACTACCATTACCCCTATAACATAAaacctttattttttttaacattggatatttaattgataaataaattaaaaaatttcttaaAGGCCAACCTGGATTTAATGGTAATGAACATGGATCACAAAATCCAACCAATGGTATTAAATCATTCTCTAAacattcatttaaatattgattacCTTTTTCTTCAATACtaccaattaattcaaatgatgttgttgttgttgttgaagattcttgttgttgttgtttcaaacaaaaatattgtggtaatatttgatttgaaaatgattttaaactTTCAATATTTATTGATTCTGGTTTTTCAGTAAATTGTTGAATTGGTTGTGATGGTAATAATGCTGGTATACCAaacatataataaaattgatgattCTTTATATCTGCATaagttaataatataaatctatttaataatgatgtatctttatcaatattaccattatttatatcattccaaatctaaaattaaattttaaaaaaaaataaaataaaaaattttgtaaattaatttatttctattattattttattattattattattattattattattatattattattattattattattattattattattattattattattattattattattattattattatta comes from Dictyostelium discoideum AX4 chromosome 2 chromosome, whole genome shotgun sequence and encodes:
- the atg7 gene encoding E1-like enzyme family protein; the protein is MTNTLQFKEFSSFVNISFWHELSNKKLDELKLSEESIPLNGHYTFSPSQQLDPFLCLEFNAFLRNNVTNSTENQYVLPPRSYLSHGTLYNYNTVDDFKQSPKIKLFNDASKRIWNDINNGNIDKDTSLLNRFILLTYADIKNHQFYYMFGIPALLPSQPIQQFTEKPESINIESLKSFSNQILPQYFCLKQQQQESSTTTTTSFELIGSIEEKGNQYLNECLENDLIPLVGFCDPCSLPLNPGWPLRNFLIYLSIKYPMLKKIKVLCYRGNGSTSNSILLSLELPSMGEQLIKKQQEEDAGEWSGKSVGWEKDSNGKIAPRFVSLASTMDPLKLAEQSVDLNLKLMRWRVMPSLELEKIKTTSCLLLGSGTLGCNVARSLMSWGVRNITFVDSSKVSYSNPVRQSLFTFADCSPKAKEKSIAAADALKKIFPAINANAHVFSIPMPGHSVPQSEYQSIRNTIELLENLIKQHDVIYLLTDSRESRWLPTMLSRAHGKLCINAALGFDSYLVIRHGIKDQCQNELNPSISSKLGYQGSDLGCYFCNDVIAPTDTLKDRTLDQMCTVTRPGLSMMASSIAVELLISTIHHPYGGRAKGETETDVYVQGSTPLGIIPHQLRGFISHYQTLPLFSNPYKHCTACSDYIIDEYNSKGFDFIINVMNDSSCLTKICGIDDLKNTEVNIDWDIDISDDDDDNNNNNNKEKNDDF